One Manihot esculenta cultivar AM560-2 chromosome 6, M.esculenta_v8, whole genome shotgun sequence DNA segment encodes these proteins:
- the LOC110616977 gene encoding ABC transporter G family member STR, with the protein MASKVNRTKSNRNLETLLDIDKSLAAKKNDVPLEPRKIIPGHGLEFRNVSYSVKKKLKKDGVWITKEAYLLNDISGQAIRGEIMAIMGPSGAGKSTFLDALAGRIAQGSLEGSVRIDGKPVTTSYMKMISSYVMQDDQLFPMLTVFETFMFAAEVRLPSSISRSEKKQRVYELLDQLGLTSATHTYIGDEGRRGVSGGERRRVSIGIDIIHKPSLLFLDEPTSGLDSTSAFSVVEKVKDIAKGGSIVLMTIHQPSYRIQMLLDRITVLARGNLIYMGSPGALPAHLSGFGRPVPDGETSMEYLLDVIKEYEESTVGLDPLVLYQRDGIKPDPIARTPIPKTPKTPKTPRTPYSNTPGSKRAISLRSQAFSINGIMTSRTESGQFDFNDEDDNFDNSLERRTMPTPMHMNSGVYQPRLASQFYKDFSVWIYHGVTGTPRRAPSWTPARTPGMTPGKSQISGARSQISSRYATPQQIPSRPKAPVTLSSSVEDSYATSYDDFGTYEDEDLLDGPLHGPKFANPWLREVAVLSWRTALNVIRTPELFLSREIVLTVMALILSSLFKDLGDSTFKTINRLLNFYIFAVCLVFFSSNDAVPTFIQERFIFIRETSHNAYRASSYVISSLIVYLPFFAIQGFTFAAITRFMLHLKSSIINFWIILYASLITTNAYVMLVSALVPSYITGYAVVIATTALFFLTCGFFLKRTQIPIYWRWLHYISAIKYPFEAMLSNEFKGTRCYNGAPADLSPGPLGDIKHSKLHSNYTDVASCPLIGEDILSSMDINMDNLWYDVAILLAWGILYRLFFYVVIRFYSKNERK; encoded by the exons ATGGCTTCAAAGGTCAACAGGACCAAGTCCAATAGAAATCTTGAGACTTTACTTGACATAGACAAATCATTGGCTGCAAAGAAAAATGATGTCCCACTTGAGCCTAGGAAGATCATTCCTGGGCATGGCCTTGAGTTCAGAAATGTGTCATATAGTGTTAAGAAGAAGCTGAAGAAAGATGGTGTTTGGATCACCAAAGAAGCTTATCTTCTCAATGACATATCTGGCCAAGCTATAAGGGGTGAAATTATGGCCATCATGGGACCTAGTGGTGCTGGAAAATCCACTTTTCTTGATGCCTTGGCCGGTCGGATTGCGCAAGGTAGTCTTGAAGGATCTGTCCGGATTGATGGGAAACCG GTAACTACAAGCTACATGAAGATGATTTCATCTTATGTGATGCAAGATGATCAGCTCTTCCCTATGTTGACTGTTTTTGAGACCTTCATGTTTGCTGCTGAAGTTAGGCTTCCTTCTTCAATTTCCAGGAGTGAGAAGAAACAAAGAGTGTATGAACTCCTTGACCAACTTGGTTTAACG AGTGCAACACATACATATATTGGTGATGAAGGAAGAAGAGGAGTTTCAGGTGGAGAAAGGAGAAGGGTGTCAATAGGAATTGATATAATTCACAAGCCATCGCTGCTGTTTCTTGATGAGCCCACCTCAGGTCTTGATTCTACAAGTGCTTTTAGTGTAGTGGAAAAGGTGAAGGACATTGCTAAAGGCGGTAGCATTGTCTTGATGACCATCCATCAGCCTTCTTACAGGATTCAAATGCTCTTGGATCGTATCACAGTTCTTGCAAG GGGAAATCTGATATATATGGGGAGTCCAGGTGCTCTTCCTGCTCATCTCTCAGGATTTGGGAGGCCAGTTCCTGATGGAGAAACCAGCATGGAGTATCTTCTTGATGTGATCAAAGAGTATGAAGAGTCCACTGTTGGACTTGATCCTCTTGTCCTTTATCAGAGAGATGGAATCAAACCTGATCCAATAGCCAGGACTCCTATACCCAAGACGCCAAAGACTCCAAAAACACCGAGAACTCCATATTCAAATACCCCTGGATCCAAACGTGCCATTAGCCTTCGGAGCCAAGCATTTTCCATTAATGGAATCATGACCTCCAGGACAGAATCTGGACAATTTGATTTCAATGATGAAGATGATAACTTTGATAATTCACTTGAACGTAGAACTATGCCTACTCCAATGCATATGAACAGTGGCGTTTATCAACCACGTTTGGCTTCACAGTTCTACAAAGATTTTTCAGTCTGGATTTACCATGGTGTCACCGGAACTCCTCGCCGGGCACCCTCCTGGACTCCTGCAAGAACTCCAGGAATGACTCCTGGAAAATCTCAGATTTCTGGAGCAAGAAGTCAAATTTCAAGCCGGTATGCAACTCCACAACAGATCCCTTCTCGCCCAAAAGCTCCAGTGACCCTTAGCTCCTCAGTGGAGGATTCATATGCTACTTCTTATGATGATTTTGGCACGTATGAAGATGAAGATTTGCTTGATGGACCATTACACGGTCCTAAATTTGCTAACCCATGGCTGCGAGAAGTTGCAGTCCTCTCATGGCGGACAGCACTCAATGTTATTCGAACTCCTGAGCTTTTCCTGTCAAGAGAGATTGTTTTAACTGTTATGGCACTAATTCTCTCTTCACTTTTCAAGGACCTGGGTGATTCAACATTCAAAACCATCAACAGGCTTCTGAATTTCTATATCTTTGCTGTTTGTCTGGTTTTTTTCTCCTCAAATGATGCAGTTCCAACATTCATCCAAGAAAGATTCATCTTCATCAGGGAAACTTCTCACAATGCATACCGAGCTTCCTCTTATGTCATCTCATCTCTAATAGTTTATCTGCCATTTTTTGCCATCCAAGGTTTCACATTTGCTGCCATAACCAGATTCATGCTGCATTTGAAAAGCAGTATCATCAACTTTTGGATCATTCTCTATGCTTCATTAATTACTACAAATGCTTACGTTATGCTTGTTAGTGCTCTTGTTCCAAGTTACATCACAGGCTATGCAGTTGTGATAGCCACCACAGCTCTCTTCTTCTTGACATGTGGATTCTTCCTGAAAAGAACTCAGATACCAATCTACTGGAGATGGCTGCATTACATATCAGCAATCAAATACCCATTTGAAGCAATGTTGTCAAATGAATTCAAAGGAACAAGATGCTATAATGGAGCTCCTGCAGATCTTTCACCTGGTCCTCTAGGAGACATCAAACACAGCAAACTGCATAGTAATTACACAGACGTAGCAAGCTGTCCGTTGATCGGAGAAGATATCTTGTCGTCGATGGATATTAATATGGATAATCTTTGGTATGATGTTGCTATCTTGTTAGCTTGGGGAATTCTTTACAGGCTTTTCTTCTATGTGGTTATCAGATTTTATTCCAAGAATGAGAGGAAGTGA